A stretch of the Duncaniella dubosii genome encodes the following:
- a CDS encoding very short patch repair endonuclease, with protein MADVMTPEQRSRCMAAIKGKDTKPEMIVRKYLFSRGLRYRVNNRKLPGSPDIVLKKYKTVVFIDGCFWHGHEGCKYYRLPKTNVDFWRHKIAMNIARDYANGVDLRLAGWKVIRVWECDIKTKAKRGEILERLYQEIVGTEHKSNTYESPPDADQIAAEPRAPYGDKKN; from the coding sequence ATGGCAGATGTGATGACACCGGAGCAGCGCAGCCGTTGCATGGCGGCTATCAAGGGAAAGGATACCAAGCCGGAAATGATTGTGCGGAAGTATCTTTTCTCCCGTGGTTTGCGCTACCGTGTCAACAACCGTAAACTGCCAGGATCGCCTGACATTGTGCTGAAGAAATACAAGACGGTTGTTTTTATCGACGGTTGCTTCTGGCATGGTCATGAGGGTTGCAAGTATTATCGGTTGCCTAAAACCAACGTTGACTTCTGGCGTCACAAGATAGCTATGAACATAGCCCGCGACTATGCCAACGGTGTTGACCTCCGGCTTGCCGGATGGAAAGTAATACGCGTATGGGAGTGTGACATAAAGACCAAGGCAAAACGGGGAGAAATTCTTGAAAGGCTATATCAAGAGATAGTCGGGACGGAGCATAAGTCAAATACTTATGAATCCCCGCCCGATGCCGACCAAATAGCCGCAGAACCAAGAGCCCCATATGGAGATAAGAAAAATTAA
- a CDS encoding relaxase/mobilization nuclease domain-containing protein produces MIVKKLGMVSGGGFPGAGYNERKVAEGVARLMAMENVDAAIRHKVKLLHEAGFDCAGEIEKYLKERSRTYGNTKTTRFQFHIAASVKGQVMSADELTDFARQLMAEAGYGRQPYFVYYHHDTDNNHVHILSTRIQPNGFPIPDHHDYARLNAAANRILSSDINCDIQRMFSYGYLTEGQFANIIRSHGYKFERVDDSYVLFRGGVKATTISLSEIGRHISQGNDTRKERAKQLRAIIRKYKAEIAEGKVQNVENVKGHKGQKKKYVRRKANHDIRKIKGSNGKTLSQEQQRHMSELMDILKTKFGIDIHFQKDRNGEIRGYGIVDHNRKMALDGNTVMKLSELIDFAKKQERKECPLDIYRDLFSMEVRKSGMDGIMSIRLFDGSEHTRKMSPRQSAWYFNSPESEREDVAIRIAATMFSTEIFESVLQKYPVSDISSRIGSVNIIKMRDGGRAIRVVSADGFSATYPMTADELRFHARLQDNAANVYLCQLAILRITHEDATELTNRIKELTAKSTGSITLPLRQSDYTPEQAKAFTTHQCTALARLISRDISSSHSVNREWEVGKQSHYNHIDNQQSGTQLAI; encoded by the coding sequence AGAAATACCTGAAGGAGCGGTCAAGGACATACGGCAACACCAAGACCACGCGATTTCAGTTCCACATCGCCGCCTCTGTAAAGGGGCAGGTGATGTCGGCTGACGAGTTGACCGACTTTGCCCGTCAGCTCATGGCGGAAGCCGGATATGGCAGACAGCCGTATTTCGTGTACTACCACCACGACACCGACAACAACCATGTGCATATACTTTCCACACGCATACAGCCAAACGGTTTTCCGATACCCGATCATCACGACTATGCACGACTCAATGCCGCCGCAAATCGTATTCTTTCATCGGACATCAACTGCGACATTCAGCGTATGTTCTCTTACGGCTATCTCACCGAAGGACAGTTTGCCAATATAATCCGCTCACATGGATATAAATTTGAGCGCGTAGATGACAGCTATGTACTGTTTCGCGGAGGGGTCAAGGCCACGACAATCTCGTTGTCTGAGATAGGGAGGCATATTTCGCAAGGAAACGACACCCGGAAAGAACGGGCTAAACAACTCCGTGCGATTATCAGGAAATATAAGGCTGAAATTGCGGAGGGAAAAGTTCAAAATGTCGAAAATGTCAAGGGTCACAAAGGTCAGAAGAAAAAATATGTGCGCCGGAAAGCCAACCACGACATACGTAAAATCAAGGGTTCGAACGGCAAGACACTATCCCAGGAGCAACAGCGGCATATGTCGGAGTTGATGGACATTCTCAAAACCAAATTCGGCATAGACATTCATTTTCAGAAAGACCGCAATGGTGAGATCCGTGGCTACGGCATCGTTGATCATAACCGGAAGATGGCACTTGACGGCAACACGGTGATGAAGCTGTCAGAACTGATAGACTTCGCGAAGAAGCAGGAGCGCAAGGAATGCCCGCTGGATATATACCGCGATCTGTTCTCTATGGAGGTACGGAAATCCGGCATGGACGGCATAATGTCAATCCGGTTGTTCGACGGTTCAGAACATACTCGCAAGATGTCACCTCGACAATCGGCATGGTACTTCAACTCGCCCGAAAGTGAAAGAGAAGATGTAGCAATCCGGATAGCCGCCACCATGTTCTCAACCGAAATATTTGAATCCGTATTGCAGAAATATCCGGTAAGCGACATCAGTTCAAGAATAGGAAGCGTCAACATTATCAAGATGCGCGATGGCGGTAGAGCAATCCGAGTAGTCTCAGCCGATGGGTTCTCGGCGACATATCCGATGACAGCCGATGAATTGCGCTTCCATGCGAGATTGCAAGACAACGCGGCAAACGTTTATCTTTGTCAACTCGCAATTCTGCGCATAACTCATGAAGACGCTACCGAGCTGACCAACCGCATCAAGGAACTGACCGCCAAATCAACCGGAAGCATCACTCTCCCTCTCCGTCAGTCTGACTACACACCGGAACAAGCCAAAGCCTTCACTACTCATCAATGCACCGCCCTCGCTCGCCTCATCTCCCGCGACATCTCATCCTCCCACTCCGTCAACCGCGAATGGGAAGTAGGCAAGCAATCCCACTACAATCACATCGACAACCAACAATCCGGCACACAACTCGCAATATAG